GGCGATACGCGGCGCTCGGCCGAGCCGGCCGCGCGCAAGCCATCCTTTGGCAAAGGCAAACCGTAGTTATCACAGAGACAGATTGTCTCTTTGGCGGCGCAACGTCAGAATCTTCACGGTTCGATGTCGTGTTCCAGGGAGACGGATGTGTGTGACAGCAATGGACCGCGCGGCCACGGATGGCGCGGCTGGATGCCGCTGCCGGAAACCCGCCGGGCCGCGCAGCGCTGCGGCCCGTGGATCGACCTGTCGCATGCGCTGGGGCCGGCCGTGCCGCGCGCCAGCGTGTTTCCGCAGCCTACCTTCCAGCGCATCAAGAGCCTGCCGCAAGATCCGCTGAACGTCACCGAAATGCGCATGGTGGTGCATATCGGCACGCACGTCGATGCGCCCCGCCACTTCTTCAACGACGGCCCGGCCTTCCATGAAATCCCGCTCGAGCGCCTGGCCGGGCCGGGCGTGGTGCTGCGCGTCGAGCGCGGCGTCGGCGAAGAGATCACCGCCGCCGATCTGGAGCAGGCGCCGGGCGAGGTGCAGCCGGGCGACATCGTGGCGCTGGCCACCGGCTGGGGGCCGCTGGCCCATACCCATCAATACCACGACCACCCGTACCTGAGCCCGGCGGCCGCGCAATGGCTGGTGGACCGCCGGGTCAAGCTGCTGGCCTGCGACCTGCCCACGCCCGACATGCCGGTCGGCCGGCGGCCGGCCCAGTACGACTGGCCGGCGCATCACATCCTGCTGGGCAACGGCGTGCTGGTCGCCGAGAACATCACCGGCCTGGACGCCCTGGCCGGCCAGCGCCTGGAATTCGTGTTCTCGGCGCTGAACATCGAAGCTTCCGACGGCGCGCCGGCGCGTGTGCTGGCCCGCGCGGTCGACCCTCTTTAAGCCAACCCGCCACAAGGGCAATCATGACAACCGATACGCTGGAACTGGGGCTGCAAACCCGCCGCGAGGTGCTGGGCGCCGCGCACGTCAACGCTTCAATGGCCCAGGCCGACGATTTCGCGGCGCCGCTGCAAGAACTGGTCACCCGTTATTGCTGGGGCGACGTCTGGAACCGCCCCGGGCTCGACCGCAAGACGCGCAGCCTGCTAAACCTGGCCATGCTCACCGCCCTTAACCGCCCGCAGGAACTGCGCCTGCACATCAAGGGCGGGCTGAACAACGGCCTGACCAAAGAAGAAATCCGCGAAGCCCTGCTGCAGGCGGCCGTGTACTGCGGCGTGCCCGCCGCCGTGGACAGCTTCCGGTCCGCCAAGGAAGTTTTCAAGGAACTGGGCGCCTAGGCCCTCTGTACACAGGCGCCCGGCACACGCCGCGCGCCGCTTCAGCGTGCACGCACAGGAGCAACACATGGACCAGGAGATCTACGGATTCGTCGGCGTGGGCAACATGGGCACGCCCATGGCCATGCGCTTGCGGCAGGCCGGCAAGCGCGTGGTGGTGTACGACCCCAACGCCGCGGCGGTGGCCGCGCTGGCGGCCTCGGGCATCGAAAGCGCCGCCTCGCCGGCCGCGGTGGCCGGCCAGGCCGGCACCGTGTTTCTCAGCCTGCCCACGCCCGCCATCGTATCGGCGGTGGCCACCGGCCAGGACGGCCTCATCGAAGGCAGGCGGGTACGCACCGTGGTGGACTTTTCCACCATCGGGCCGCAGGCCGCGGTGCGCGTGGCCCGCGCCCTGGCCGAGCGCGACATCGCCTACGTCGACGCCCCGGTCAGCGGCGGCGTGCCGGGCGCGCGCGCGGGCACGCTGGCGGTGATGGTGTCCTGCCCCACCGCTTTGTACACGCAGCTGCAGCCGGTGCTGGCCACCTTCGGCAAGCTGTTCCACCTGGGCGAAGGCGCGGGGCAGGCGCAGACCATGAAACTGGCCAACAACCTGCTGTCCGCCGCCGCCATCGCGGTGTCGTCCGAAGCCATGGTCATGGGGGTAAAAGCCGGGCTGGACCCCCGCGTCATGCTGGACGTGATCAACGCCGGCTCGGGCCGCAACAGCGCCACGCAGGACAAGTTCCCGCGCGCCATCCTGCCGGGCACCTTCGACTACGGCTTCGGCACCGGGCTGTCGTACAAAGACGTGCGGCTGTGCGTGGACGAAGCCGAAACGCTGGGCGTGCCCATGGTGGTGGGCGCGGCCGTGCGCGAAATGCTGGCCATCACCAATGCCAGCTACGGCCCCGAATCCGACTACACCTCGATGTGCCGGCTGGTCGAATCCTGGGCCGGGGTGCAGGTGCGCGGCTAGCTCCGCAGCGGGCTGGCCTCAGCCGCGCCCGGGCAGGAACGGGTAGGCCTGCACCCGGCCGCCGCCGGCCACGATGGCGGTGGCTTCGGGCACGTCTTCCCATGCGCCGGGCAGCTCGACCAGCGGCTCCGACAGCAGCATGTAGGCGTCATCGTCCAGGGCCGCGATGCGCGGCTCGTCGGGATACAGCTGCTTCAAGTGCCGCACGTCGGTGCTATGGAACAGCGAACGCGAATTCGCTTCGCTGGAATACCGCACCGCGATCAGGCGCTGGCCGTCCAGCGCGCACACCGTCATGGTCAGCGGGTGCTCGACGCCGTGCCGGTGCCCCACGTCTTCCACCACTGCCGCCATGCGCTGCAGGGCCTGCACGGGCTCGGATTCCAGCCCGAAGCTCAGGGCCAGCAGGAACATCACCTCGGAATCGGTGGAGCCTTCCAGCGATGTGAAGTACTGCGGCGAGATCTGCATCATCAGGTCGCGCCGCAGCAGCGGATAGTTGCGGATCTGCCCGTTGTGCACGAACAGCCAGCGGCCGTGGCGAAACGGATGGCAGTTGGTTTCCTGGGCCGGCGTGTCGGTGGCCGCGCGGATATGCGCCACGAACAGCGGCGCCCGGATGGCGCGGGCCGCTTCGCGCAGGTTGCGGTCGTTCCAGGCCGGATGGATGCTGCGGTAGCGGTACGGCAGCTCGTCCGGGTCGCGGCCGTACCAGCCCAGGCCGAAGCCGTCGCCGTTGGTGGTGGTGGCGCCCAGCCGCGAATGCAGGCTCTGGTCGATAAGGGAATGCCGAGCCTTGAAAATCACGGTCTCGAGCTGCAAGGGACTACCGGTATAGGCCATCCAGCGGCACATGGGGATGCTCCTCGGGGTTTCTTGATGATGGGGCTTTATATATTTTTTTCGATGAAATCCGAAACGCTTACAACCAGTTGACATATAACCGGGCATTGCCGATCATGGCAGTCAGCCGTCGCGATGACGGCGGGCCGCCGCCCGGCGGCCAACCATAATCACAATACCGCGCCTGCCCCGGCAATGCGCGGCAACCGGAGAGGCTGTCATGGAGACTACACCCCGTAATCCCGCGCGTCGCCGCCTGCTGGCCGGCAGCGCCGGCGCACTGGCCGCGGCCGGGCTGGGCGCCACCGGCGTGGCGCGCGCCGCCGAACAGGCGGCCGGCAAGGCCGCCGCCCCGGCCGCGCCCGCGGCGGCCAAGCCGCTGCCGGCTTATGCCGCCTGGAAAGACGCCGACAGCGTCATCGTCCACAGCGCCAACACCATCGAGACCCGGCGCGGCGCCTTCGGCGACGGCGTCATTACGCCGGCGCGCGAACTGTATGTGCGCAACAACCTGCCGCCGCCCGACGCGTCCATTCTCGACGACCGCGATGCCTGGGCCATCGAGATCCAGGGCGTCAAGCAGCCCCGCACGCTGACGCTGGGCGAACTCAAGACGCTGGGCGTCGACACCATGGCCACGGTGCTGCAGTGCTCGGGCAACGGCCGCGGCTTTTTCCCGCACCAGCCCAGCGGCACCAAATGGCAGGTGGGCGCGGCCGGCTGCGTCATGTGGACCGGCATCCCGGTGCGCACGCTGGTCGAACACCTGGGCGGCCTGGAAGGCGACCCCGCCTACATGACGGGCACCGGCGGCGAAAAACTGCCCGATGGCCTGGATCCGAAAACGCTGATGGTAGAACGCTCGGTGCCGCGCGACACCCTGCAGGACGCCATGCTGGCCTGGGAAATGAACAACGAGCCGCTGTCGCTGGCGCACGGCGGGCCGCTGCGCCTGATCGTGCCGGGCTACACGGGCGTCAACAACGTCAAGTACATCAAGCGCCTGGCGTTCACGGCCGAGCAAAGCCCCGTCAAAATCCAGCAGACCAGCTACCGGCTGGCGCCGCTGGATGCCAAGCCCGGCCCCGACTACCCTTCGGCCTGGGCCATGACGCCCAAGTCATGGGTGACCGCGCCCGGCGCCGACGGCGCGCCCGTCAAGGCCGGCCGGCAGCTGGTGCGCGGCGTGGCGTTCTGCGGCATCCATGCCGTCAAGCGCGTGGACGTATCCATCGACGGCGGCAAGACCTGGAAGCAGGCCGCGCTGGTGGGGCCCGACCTGGGCAAGTACGCCTGGCGCCAGTTTGCCCTGGCGGTCGAACTGCCCGCCGGCGAGCACGTGCTGACCAGCCGCGTCGAAGACACCGAAGGCAATGTCCAGGTGGAAGAGCGCGTCGAGAACGTGCGCGGCTACTTGAACGCCAGCTGGCGCGACCATGCGCTGAAGGTCACCGCGTCATGACCATGGCGGCATCGAAGCACCCCAATATGCTGTCCCATCCCTTCCGCCGCCGCGCCCGCGGCTGGCGGCCCGGCCTGGCCGCGCTGGCGGCCAGCCTGTATGCGGCCTGTGCCGGCGCGGCCGACCCGGCCAGCGCCGAAGCCGGCCGCGTCCTGTTCACCAAGACGGCCGCGCCGGCCTGTGCCGTGTGCCACACGCTGGCCGATGCCGGCGCCACCGGCGCCATCGGCCCCAACCTGGACGAACTCAAGCCCGACGCCAACCGGGTCGCCCAGGCCGTGCGCAACGGCATCGGCGTGATGCCGGCATTCGAATCCCTCAGCGACGCCGACGTGCAGACACTGGCCGAATACGTGGCCAACGCCACCGGCGCACAATAACCTCACCTGGGCTCTTCCAGCGGCAGCATCTGGGGGTTCCAGGCCACTTCCCACAGATGCCCGTCGGGGTCCTGGAAATAGCCCGCGTAACCGCCCCAGAAGGTGTCGGCGGCGGGCTTGGCGATGACGGCGCCGGCCGCGCGCGCCTGCTGCATGACCTGGTCGACTTCGGCCTTGTCGGCCACGTTGTGCGCCAGCGAGCACTCGGTGGCGCTGCGCGGCCCGGCCGGCAGGCCGCTGTCGTGCGCCAGGCTGGCGCGCGGCCACAATGCCAGCTTCAGGCCCGGCTGCAGGTCGAAAAACGCCACGGCGCCATGCTCGAATTCGGTGCCGGTAATGCCCGGCGTGGCAAGGCCCAGGCCGTCGCGATAAAACTGCACGGCGCGCGCCAGGTCGTCCACGCCCAGGGTGATCAGGGTGATGCGGGGCTTCATGTCAGGCTCCAGGCAGGTGGGGTAACCACAGTCATTAAATCATTCCTTCGGCCGGTAGTAACATCAACCCGAATTTCATCTCTAACGGAGCCCCACCCTTGAAATACCGCAAACTCGGCCGCACCGATACCGAAGTCAGCCTGATCGGCCTGGGCACCATGACCTGGGGCGAGCAGAATTCCGAGGCCGACGCGCATCGGCAGCTCGACTATGCGCTGTCGCGCGGGGTGAACCTGGTCGATACCGCCGAAATGTATCCGGTGCCGCCCAAGCCCGAAACGCAGGGCCGCACCGAAACCTATGTGGGCACCTGGCTGGCCAAGACCGGGCGCCGCCACGACATCGTGCTGGCCAGCAAGGCCGCCGGGCCGGTGCGCGACGCGAAACGCCCCAGCCACATCCGCGACGGCAAGACCTTTCTCGACCGCAAGAACCTGACCGCGGCGCTGGACGCCAGCCTGAAGCGGCTGCAGACCGATTACCTGGACCTGTACCAGCTGCACTGGCCCGACCGCACCACGGCCACCTTCGGCCGCGCCTACCCGTGGATCGACGACGACTACACGGTGCCCGTCCAGGAAACCCTGGAAGTCCTGCAGGACTTCGTGCGCGCCGGCAAGGTGCGGCACATCGGCGTGTCGAACGAAACCCCGTGGGGCGTGGCGCAGTTCATCAAGCAGTCCGACGCCCTGGGCCTGCCGCGCATCGACACCATCCAGAACCCGTACAGCCTGCTCAACCGCACCTACGAAAGCGGCCTGTCCGAATTCAGCCACCGCGAACAGGTCAGCCTGCTGGCCTATTCGCCGCTGGCCATGGGCGTGCTGTCGGGCAAGTACCTGGACGGCACCCGCCCCGAAGGCGCGCGCCTGACGCTGTTCACGCGCTTTACCCGCTACAGCAACGAACGCACCGAGGCGGCCACGCGGCAGTACGTGCAGCTGGCGCGCGAACACGGGCTGTCGCCCACCCACCTGGCGCTGGCCTGGGTCAACCAGCAGCCCTCGGTGGCCAGCAACCTGATCGGCGCCACCACGCTCGAACAGCTGAAAGAAAACATCGACAGCGTCGACGTCGACCTGGCGCCGGAACTGCTGGAACAGATCGACGGCATCCACGCCGGCAACCCCAACCCGGCGCCGTAGCGGCGCGGCCGCGCCCGGGAAATCAGGTTTTTTCTTCGGGATGGGCGCGGCGATACAGATCCCATTCTTCGATCTGTTCGCCATCGGGAAGCATGCAGACCCCCATCTGCCCCTTGGACGTCTCGACGATCTGCAGGCGCCCGCCGAGTTCCTGGCAGTACACCGACGCGGGGTTGGCCATGCCCGCGGAGGGCCCGGCCTGGCTTGCGCAGCCGGCAAGCAGTGCCAGGCAGGCTGCGGGCAGTAGTGTTCTCGGCATGGTTTGTCTCCTGGGTAAACAGCCCTAGCCCACCAGCTGGTCGGCCAGGCTGCCGAAGTCGTCGGCCAGCGCATCCCAGTCCTGCTGCGGCTGCAGGTCGGTGGTCTGGCCGGGCCCGTGTTCGGTGGGCCGGCGCACGAATGCGGTTTTCAGCCCGCACTGCCGCGCGGCCGCCAGGTCGCCATTGTGCGCGGCCACCATGCACACCTGCGACGGCGCCAGGCCCAGCACCTCGGCGGTGCGCAGGTAGGCCTGCGGCATGGGCTTGTAGGCCTGCGCCACTTCGGCGCCCAGGATGGCGTCCCAGGGCAGCCCGGCGCGCTTGGCCATGTCCAGCATCAGGCGGATGTTGCCGTTCGACAGCGGCGCGATGATGTAGCGGGTTTTCAGGCGGGCCAGCCCGGCCACCGAATCGGGCCAGGGGTCCAGGCGATGCCACGCCAGGTTCAGCGCATCGAGTTCGGCGGCCGGCACCCCGGCCGGGTCGATGCCGGCCTCGCGCAGGGTGGCTTCCAGGTTTTCGCGATGCAGGACGTCCAGCCGCACGAACGGCCGCTGGCCGCTGCGCACTGCCTGCATCGACGGCCCGTAATGGCTGCGCCAGGCATCGGCGAAGGCCAGCGGTTCTATCCTGCCCTGGCCGTGCCGGGCCAGGAACGGAGCGGCCTCGCGCGCCACGCCATTGCGCCAGTCGACCACCGTGCCGAACACGTCGAATACCAGTGCCTGTACCTCGTGCCACGCCATGTCTGCCTCCGTTCGCAAGCCGGCTAGGTTTTGAGCCGGTAACCTGTCTTGAAGATCCAGCGCACGCCCACCAGGCATGCTGCCAGGAACACCAGCGTCATGCCCAGGCTGATGGCCACGCTGACGTCCGAAACGCCGTAGAAGCTCCAGCGAAAGCCGCTGACCAGGTACACCACCGGGTTGAACAGGGTAACGCCCTGCCAGAACGGCGGCAGCATCTTGATGGAATAAAAGGTGCCGCCCAGGAAGGTCAGCGGCGTGATGATCATCAGCGGGATGATCTGCAGCTTCTCGAAGCCGTCGGCCCACACGCCGATGATGAAGCCGAACAGGCTGAAGGTGACCGAGGTCAGCAGCAGGAAGCCGATCATCCAGAACGGGTGCTGGATCTGGAAATCGACGAACAGGCGGGCCGTGACCAGCGTGATCAGGCCCAGGATGATGGACTTGCTGGCCGCCGCGCCCACGTAGCCCGTGACGATTTCCACGTACGAGATCGGTGCCGAGTGGATTTCGTAGATGGTGCCGCTGAAGCGCGGCATGTAGATGCCGAACGAAGCGTTGGCCACGCTCTGCGTCAGCAGCGACAACATGATCATGCCCGGCACGATGAACGCCCCGTAGCTGACGCCTTCGATCTCGACCATGTGCGACCCGATAGCCGAGCCGAACACCACGAAATACAGCGCGGTGGAAACCACCGGCGAGGCCACGCTCTGCATCAGCGTGCGCCAGGCGCGGGCCATTTCGAACAGGTAGATGGCGCGGATGGCGTAGAAATTCATGATTGGGCACTCACCAGGCTGACGAAGATTTCCTCCAGCGAACTTTCCGATGAACTGAGATCGGTGAATTCGATCCCGGCCTCGTCCAGTTGGCGCAGCAGGCGCGCCACCTCGCCGCCGCCCTGCTCGTTGTCGTATGAATACACCAGCCGGTGGCCCTCGTCGGTCAGTTCCAGGCCATAGCCGGCCAGCGCCGCCGGCACGGCCGGCAGCGCGGTTTTCAGGGTCAGCGCCAGCTGGCGCTTGCCCAGTTTTTTCATCAGCGCGTGTTTTTCCTCGACCAGGATGATCTCGCCCTTGCGGATCACGCCGATGCGGTCGGCCATTTCCTGGGCTTCTTCGATGTAGTGGGTGGTAAGAATGATGGTGACCCCGCTTTCGCGCAGGCGCCGCACCATGTCCCACATGCCGCGGCGCAGTTCGACGTCGACGCCGGCGGTGGGTTCATCCAGGAACAGGATCTGCGGCTCGTGCGACAGCGCCTTGGCGATCATCACGCGGCGCTTCATGCCGCCCGACAGGGCCATGATGCGCGAATCTTTCTTGTCCCACAGCGACAGGTCGCGCAGCACTTTCTCGACATAGGCGGGGTTGGCCGGCTTGCCGAACAGGCCCCGGCTGAAGGTCACCGTGTTCCACACGCTTTCGAAGGCGTCGGTGGAGATTTCCTGCGGCACCAGCCCGATGCGCGAGCGCGCCGCCCGGTAATCGGCCACGATGTCGTGGCCGTCGGCCAGCACCCTGCCCTGCCCGGGGTTGACGATGCCGCAGATGATGCTGATCAGGGTCGTCTTGCCGGCCCCGTTAGGGCCCAGCAGCGCGAATATCTCGCCGCGGTGGATGTCCAGGTTGACGTTCTTCAAGGCCTGGTGTCCGGACGCGTACGTCTTGGACAGGCCTTGTACGGAAATGACGGGCTGCACACGGACCTCGGTTTGGGCGGTGAAGCCCTTGATTCTACTTGGTCGGCCCGCGCGCATCGTTCCGCTGGCACTACAACAGTGTTCCGCGCTCTAGAACGGCGCGTCGTCGCCCCCTTGCGGCTCGCGCGGCGCCAGCCAGGCGGTCAGCGCGCTGGCCAACGCCGCGATCAGCCACAGCACGAAGAACGACACGGTGTAGAAACCCAGGCGGCCGGGCTGCCAGCGGTCCAGCACCAGCACGTCGGACGGGTCGATCAGGGCGAAGATCAGGCCCCCGCCCGCCCCGGCCGCCAGGAACGACGGCCACAGAATCCCCATCAGCAGGCGCCAGCGCATGGACGGCTCCATCAGGGCCGCGCGGGGGCCTGGGCCGCCGCGGGCGCCGGGTCGGCGGCGGGCGCGGCCACGGCCGGCTGCACCCGTTCGACCACCAGGCCGCGCCTGACCGCCCCTTCGGCGATGGGCTGGTCGGCAAAGCGCGTGACGGCCAGGTAGATGGTGATGATGCAGCCCAGGATGGCCAGCAGCGGTCCGGCCATCAAGAACCACGGCCACGGTTCGCGGTGCCAGGGGTTGGGTGGTGCGGGATTCGTCATGCACAGGCTCCAAAGCGGGGTTCAGTCGGGCACATAGAAGCTGGAGGCCTCGTCGCGCGCCAGCACCTGGCCGTCGCGGCCCTGCGCGCGGGCCTGCACGGTGATGGGATGCGAGCCCGGCCCGGCCGCGCCGGCCGGCGCCCGGATGATGACCGGCACCAGCTTGTTGGCGTAGGGTTCCAGCACGATGGATTGGTCGCCCTGGCGCTCGACATGCACGTCCAGGCCCGGCAGGCCGGTGGCTTGCAGCCGCAGCACCATGGCCGACTCGGAAGTATTGATGAGCTGCAGCCGGTACACGTTCTCGATCATGCCGCCCGGCGCTTCGCGGGCCAGCACGCCGCGATCGCGGATGACATCGACCCGCAGCGGGTTGCGCAGCGCCAGCGTCGCCACGAAGGCCGCCGCCAATGCCAGGATGACGCCGCCGTAGACCAGCACCCGCGGCCGCAGCAGCCGCGCCCGCGCCCGGCGCGGCGTCCAGCCCTGCTC
This genomic window from Bordetella petrii contains:
- a CDS encoding haloacid dehalogenase type II — translated: MAWHEVQALVFDVFGTVVDWRNGVAREAAPFLARHGQGRIEPLAFADAWRSHYGPSMQAVRSGQRPFVRLDVLHRENLEATLREAGIDPAGVPAAELDALNLAWHRLDPWPDSVAGLARLKTRYIIAPLSNGNIRLMLDMAKRAGLPWDAILGAEVAQAYKPMPQAYLRTAEVLGLAPSQVCMVAAHNGDLAAARQCGLKTAFVRRPTEHGPGQTTDLQPQQDWDALADDFGSLADQLVG
- a CDS encoding NAD(P)-dependent oxidoreductase; the encoded protein is MDQEIYGFVGVGNMGTPMAMRLRQAGKRVVVYDPNAAAVAALAASGIESAASPAAVAGQAGTVFLSLPTPAIVSAVATGQDGLIEGRRVRTVVDFSTIGPQAAVRVARALAERDIAYVDAPVSGGVPGARAGTLAVMVSCPTALYTQLQPVLATFGKLFHLGEGAGQAQTMKLANNLLSAAAIAVSSEAMVMGVKAGLDPRVMLDVINAGSGRNSATQDKFPRAILPGTFDYGFGTGLSYKDVRLCVDEAETLGVPMVVGAAVREMLAITNASYGPESDYTSMCRLVESWAGVQVRG
- a CDS encoding cyclase family protein, yielding MPLPETRRAAQRCGPWIDLSHALGPAVPRASVFPQPTFQRIKSLPQDPLNVTEMRMVVHIGTHVDAPRHFFNDGPAFHEIPLERLAGPGVVLRVERGVGEEITAADLEQAPGEVQPGDIVALATGWGPLAHTHQYHDHPYLSPAAAQWLVDRRVKLLACDLPTPDMPVGRRPAQYDWPAHHILLGNGVLVAENITGLDALAGQRLEFVFSALNIEASDGAPARVLARAVDPL
- a CDS encoding ATP-binding cassette domain-containing protein: MQPVISVQGLSKTYASGHQALKNVNLDIHRGEIFALLGPNGAGKTTLISIICGIVNPGQGRVLADGHDIVADYRAARSRIGLVPQEISTDAFESVWNTVTFSRGLFGKPANPAYVEKVLRDLSLWDKKDSRIMALSGGMKRRVMIAKALSHEPQILFLDEPTAGVDVELRRGMWDMVRRLRESGVTIILTTHYIEEAQEMADRIGVIRKGEIILVEEKHALMKKLGKRQLALTLKTALPAVPAALAGYGLELTDEGHRLVYSYDNEQGGGEVARLLRQLDEAGIEFTDLSSSESSLEEIFVSLVSAQS
- a CDS encoding class II glutamine amidotransferase — protein: MCRWMAYTGSPLQLETVIFKARHSLIDQSLHSRLGATTTNGDGFGLGWYGRDPDELPYRYRSIHPAWNDRNLREAARAIRAPLFVAHIRAATDTPAQETNCHPFRHGRWLFVHNGQIRNYPLLRRDLMMQISPQYFTSLEGSTDSEVMFLLALSFGLESEPVQALQRMAAVVEDVGHRHGVEHPLTMTVCALDGQRLIAVRYSSEANSRSLFHSTDVRHLKQLYPDEPRIAALDDDAYMLLSEPLVELPGAWEDVPEATAIVAGGGRVQAYPFLPGRG
- a CDS encoding putative hemolysin → MPRTLLPAACLALLAGCASQAGPSAGMANPASVYCQELGGRLQIVETSKGQMGVCMLPDGEQIEEWDLYRRAHPEEKT
- a CDS encoding carboxymuconolactone decarboxylase family protein, which gives rise to MTTDTLELGLQTRREVLGAAHVNASMAQADDFAAPLQELVTRYCWGDVWNRPGLDRKTRSLLNLAMLTALNRPQELRLHIKGGLNNGLTKEEIREALLQAAVYCGVPAAVDSFRSAKEVFKELGA
- a CDS encoding ABC transporter permease, with amino-acid sequence MNFYAIRAIYLFEMARAWRTLMQSVASPVVSTALYFVVFGSAIGSHMVEIEGVSYGAFIVPGMIMLSLLTQSVANASFGIYMPRFSGTIYEIHSAPISYVEIVTGYVGAAASKSIILGLITLVTARLFVDFQIQHPFWMIGFLLLTSVTFSLFGFIIGVWADGFEKLQIIPLMIITPLTFLGGTFYSIKMLPPFWQGVTLFNPVVYLVSGFRWSFYGVSDVSVAISLGMTLVFLAACLVGVRWIFKTGYRLKT
- a CDS encoding sulfite oxidase, translated to METTPRNPARRRLLAGSAGALAAAGLGATGVARAAEQAAGKAAAPAAPAAAKPLPAYAAWKDADSVIVHSANTIETRRGAFGDGVITPARELYVRNNLPPPDASILDDRDAWAIEIQGVKQPRTLTLGELKTLGVDTMATVLQCSGNGRGFFPHQPSGTKWQVGAAGCVMWTGIPVRTLVEHLGGLEGDPAYMTGTGGEKLPDGLDPKTLMVERSVPRDTLQDAMLAWEMNNEPLSLAHGGPLRLIVPGYTGVNNVKYIKRLAFTAEQSPVKIQQTSYRLAPLDAKPGPDYPSAWAMTPKSWVTAPGADGAPVKAGRQLVRGVAFCGIHAVKRVDVSIDGGKTWKQAALVGPDLGKYAWRQFALAVELPAGEHVLTSRVEDTEGNVQVEERVENVRGYLNASWRDHALKVTAS
- a CDS encoding VOC family protein, giving the protein MKPRITLITLGVDDLARAVQFYRDGLGLATPGITGTEFEHGAVAFFDLQPGLKLALWPRASLAHDSGLPAGPRSATECSLAHNVADKAEVDQVMQQARAAGAVIAKPAADTFWGGYAGYFQDPDGHLWEVAWNPQMLPLEEPR
- a CDS encoding c-type cytochrome; translation: MLSHPFRRRARGWRPGLAALAASLYAACAGAADPASAEAGRVLFTKTAAPACAVCHTLADAGATGAIGPNLDELKPDANRVAQAVRNGIGVMPAFESLSDADVQTLAEYVANATGAQ
- a CDS encoding NADP(H)-dependent aldo-keto reductase, encoding MKYRKLGRTDTEVSLIGLGTMTWGEQNSEADAHRQLDYALSRGVNLVDTAEMYPVPPKPETQGRTETYVGTWLAKTGRRHDIVLASKAAGPVRDAKRPSHIRDGKTFLDRKNLTAALDASLKRLQTDYLDLYQLHWPDRTTATFGRAYPWIDDDYTVPVQETLEVLQDFVRAGKVRHIGVSNETPWGVAQFIKQSDALGLPRIDTIQNPYSLLNRTYESGLSEFSHREQVSLLAYSPLAMGVLSGKYLDGTRPEGARLTLFTRFTRYSNERTEAATRQYVQLAREHGLSPTHLALAWVNQQPSVASNLIGATTLEQLKENIDSVDVDLAPELLEQIDGIHAGNPNPAP
- a CDS encoding FixH family protein is translated as MTNPAPPNPWHREPWPWFLMAGPLLAILGCIITIYLAVTRFADQPIAEGAVRRGLVVERVQPAVAAPAADPAPAAAQAPARP